One genomic window of Diospyros lotus cultivar Yz01 chromosome 8, ASM1463336v1, whole genome shotgun sequence includes the following:
- the LOC127808155 gene encoding serine carboxypeptidase-like 13 isoform X2 translates to MEVPNSKAKLLLAFFFFFFSFKGQFLCLFYALLVNSSQVVASGSVVKSLPGFEGPLPFELETGYVGVGESEDVELFYYFVKSESNPKEDPLVLWLTGGPGCSSFSAFAYEIGPLNFEQNQKDGSFPTLVLNPYSWSKAASIIFVDLPVGTGFSYARSSTAAECSDLQACDQAYQFLRKWLIDHPEFLLNPVYVGGDSYSGITVPVVVQVITNGNEEGIVPFINLNGYILGNAETDPDFESNYRIPFAHGMGLISDELYKSLQRNCQGQYFNVDPSNTKCKQDVQAYQECISGLNTAQILEPACGFASPKPRTLFSKRRFVQEEYIKFVDPDSPLCASSRIDGYRLSHVWLNDNGVREALHIKKGSIGEWIRCNYGLPYKITIRESFQYHVKLSSKGYRSLVYSGDHDMLFTYLGTQAWIRSLNYSIVDDWRSWAAEGQIAGYTRTYSNGMTFATIKGGGHTAPEYKPLECSSMFRRWISRQPL, encoded by the exons ATGGAAGTTCCCAATTCAAAGGCCAAGCTTCTCTtggcattcttcttcttcttcttctcctttaaGGGTCAGTTTCTCTGTCTATTTTATGCTTTATTAGTTAATTCTTCACAGGTGGTGGCGTCTGGGTCTGTGGTTAAGTCTCTGCCGGGATTTGAAGGACCCCTTCCCTTTGAACTGGAAACTGG GTATGTTGGAGTTGGTGAATCGGAGGACGTAGAGCTGTTCTACTACTTTGTTAAGTCGGAATCGAACCCCAAAGAGGACCCTCTTGTTCTTTGGCTCACAGGAGGCCCGGGCTGCTCTTCATTCTCTGCTTTTGCTTATGAAATTG GTCCACTGAATTTTGAGCAGAATCAGAAAGATGGGAGCTTCCCCACATTAGTCTTGAATCCATATTCATGGTCTAAG GCAGCGAGCATAATCTTTGTAGACTTGCCTGTTGGTACTGGATTCTCCTATGCAAGATCCTCAACTGCTGCTGAGTGCAGTGATTTGCAAGCATGTGACCAAGCATATCAGTTTCTAAGGAAG TGGTTAATTGATCATCCGGAATTCCTCTTGAATCCAGTTTATGTGGGTGGAGACTCATACTCTGGCATTACTGTACCAGTGGTTGTTCAGGTGATAACAAATG GAAATGAAGAGGGTATCGTACCATTTATCAATCTGAAT GGATACATACTTGGGAATGCAGAAACTGATCCTGATTTTGAAAGCAATTATAGAATCCCATTTGCTCATGGAATGGGACTAATTTCGGATGAACTCTACAAG TCTTTGCAGAGAAATTGTCAAGGACAGTATTTCAATGTAGACCCCAGCAATACAAAGTGTAAGCAGGACGTTCAGGCTTACCAGGAG TGTATAAGTGGGCTTAATACTGCACAGATTTTGGAACCAGCGTGTGGTTTTGCTTCACCAAAACCACGCACATTATTTAGTAAAAGAAGATTTGTTCAGGAAGAATACATTAAGTTCGTTGATCCTGATTCACCTCTGTGTGCATCCAGTCGT ATTGATGGATATCGGCTTTCTCATGTTTGGCTGAATGACAACGGTGTCCGAGAAGCTCTCCATATAAAAAAG GGGAGCATAGGGGAATGGATAAGATGCAACTATGGATTGCCTTATAAGATCACAATCAGGGAGAGTTTCCAGTATCATGTAAAGCTCAGCAGTAAAGGTTACAGATCTCTTGTATACAG TGGTGATCACGATATGCTTTTTACATACTTGGGAACGCAAGCATGGATAAGGTCTCTGAACTATTCTATCGTTGATGATTGGCGTTCATGGGCTGCTGAAGGCCAAATTGCTGG TTATACAAGGACTTACTCCAATGGAATGACGTTTGCAACAATTAAG GGTGGAGGCCACACAGCGCCAGAGTACAAGCCTCTTGAATGTTCGTCTATGTTCAGAAGATGGATATCGCGTCAACCTCTGTGA
- the LOC127808155 gene encoding serine carboxypeptidase-like 13 isoform X1: protein MEVPNSKAKLLLAFFFFFFSFKGQFLCLFYALLVNSSQVVASGSVVKSLPGFEGPLPFELETGYVGVGESEDVELFYYFVKSESNPKEDPLVLWLTGGPGCSSFSAFAYEIGPLNFEQNQKDGSFPTLVLNPYSWSKAASIIFVDLPVGTGFSYARSSTAAECSDLQACDQAYQFLRKWLIDHPEFLLNPVYVGGDSYSGITVPVVVQVITNGNEEGIVPFINLNGYILGNAETDPDFESNYRIPFAHGMGLISDELYKSLQRNCQGQYFNVDPSNTKCKQDVQAYQECISGLNTAQILEPACGFASPKPRTLFSKRRFVQEEYIKFVDPDSPLCASSRVTPHFSSIDGYRLSHVWLNDNGVREALHIKKGSIGEWIRCNYGLPYKITIRESFQYHVKLSSKGYRSLVYSGDHDMLFTYLGTQAWIRSLNYSIVDDWRSWAAEGQIAGYTRTYSNGMTFATIKGGGHTAPEYKPLECSSMFRRWISRQPL from the exons ATGGAAGTTCCCAATTCAAAGGCCAAGCTTCTCTtggcattcttcttcttcttcttctcctttaaGGGTCAGTTTCTCTGTCTATTTTATGCTTTATTAGTTAATTCTTCACAGGTGGTGGCGTCTGGGTCTGTGGTTAAGTCTCTGCCGGGATTTGAAGGACCCCTTCCCTTTGAACTGGAAACTGG GTATGTTGGAGTTGGTGAATCGGAGGACGTAGAGCTGTTCTACTACTTTGTTAAGTCGGAATCGAACCCCAAAGAGGACCCTCTTGTTCTTTGGCTCACAGGAGGCCCGGGCTGCTCTTCATTCTCTGCTTTTGCTTATGAAATTG GTCCACTGAATTTTGAGCAGAATCAGAAAGATGGGAGCTTCCCCACATTAGTCTTGAATCCATATTCATGGTCTAAG GCAGCGAGCATAATCTTTGTAGACTTGCCTGTTGGTACTGGATTCTCCTATGCAAGATCCTCAACTGCTGCTGAGTGCAGTGATTTGCAAGCATGTGACCAAGCATATCAGTTTCTAAGGAAG TGGTTAATTGATCATCCGGAATTCCTCTTGAATCCAGTTTATGTGGGTGGAGACTCATACTCTGGCATTACTGTACCAGTGGTTGTTCAGGTGATAACAAATG GAAATGAAGAGGGTATCGTACCATTTATCAATCTGAAT GGATACATACTTGGGAATGCAGAAACTGATCCTGATTTTGAAAGCAATTATAGAATCCCATTTGCTCATGGAATGGGACTAATTTCGGATGAACTCTACAAG TCTTTGCAGAGAAATTGTCAAGGACAGTATTTCAATGTAGACCCCAGCAATACAAAGTGTAAGCAGGACGTTCAGGCTTACCAGGAG TGTATAAGTGGGCTTAATACTGCACAGATTTTGGAACCAGCGTGTGGTTTTGCTTCACCAAAACCACGCACATTATTTAGTAAAAGAAGATTTGTTCAGGAAGAATACATTAAGTTCGTTGATCCTGATTCACCTCTGTGTGCATCCAGTCGTGTAACTCCCCATTTTTCTTCA ATTGATGGATATCGGCTTTCTCATGTTTGGCTGAATGACAACGGTGTCCGAGAAGCTCTCCATATAAAAAAG GGGAGCATAGGGGAATGGATAAGATGCAACTATGGATTGCCTTATAAGATCACAATCAGGGAGAGTTTCCAGTATCATGTAAAGCTCAGCAGTAAAGGTTACAGATCTCTTGTATACAG TGGTGATCACGATATGCTTTTTACATACTTGGGAACGCAAGCATGGATAAGGTCTCTGAACTATTCTATCGTTGATGATTGGCGTTCATGGGCTGCTGAAGGCCAAATTGCTGG TTATACAAGGACTTACTCCAATGGAATGACGTTTGCAACAATTAAG GGTGGAGGCCACACAGCGCCAGAGTACAAGCCTCTTGAATGTTCGTCTATGTTCAGAAGATGGATATCGCGTCAACCTCTGTGA